The genomic stretch CACAAATCAGCCCGCTACTCCGTTGAGTTGCCGCTCCTCATCGGCGCCGCCCTCGCGGGTGCTACCGACACCGATCTGACTCACCTGTCGCGAGTCGGCCGCCCTCTCGGAATCGCATTCCAACTTCGCGACGACGAACTGGGCATCTTCGGCAAACTCGAAGACACCGGAAAGCCGGCTGGCGGTGACATCACCGAAGGTAAGCGCACTGTGCTCCTCGCCCTCACCCGGGGAATGGCCGACGCCGACGCCGTCGTGAACATCGACTCCCTTCTCGGCAAAGAACTGTCGCCTACTGACGTCGCCTACGTGCAGCGAGTCGTCACCGAATGCGGGGCATATGATGCTCACGAAGAGATGATCACTCGCTACGAACAAGAGGCGCTCGTTGCGCTCACGCACATTCCCAGCTCGCCCATACTGCATTCAGTAATGGAAGCACTCGCAACGCGGCGCAGCTAAACCCGCTTAGCATCACCTCGTGACGCACCCCTTCGAGCGACAACGTTCGAAGGGGTATTCCTTACACCATATTTTTGAAAATAAGTGGAAACACGCCGAGAGGTGCGCTAATGTCTCATGTGAATCATAAATAACATTTACATCTCGACTCACAACAGTCACATGTAAAACACGTGCAAACACGGAGGTTCCATGTCCTCATGGATTAAGCGCTCGGGAGCTGCGCTCGCGGCGGCCACAGCGGCAACGATCATTACTCCTACCGCCCACGCAGACGCAGTGGCTAACACCACACAGTCGCGAATTCCTATTTTTACGTCTCCTCTCATGACGTATCAGGTCAAGCCGGGCGATACCCTCAGCGCTATTGCTCATCGCACTGGAACCACCGTGAGTGCAATTGCGCAGGCAAACAATCTGCGCAACCCGAATCTCATCTTCCCCGGTCAGCAGCTTCGCATTCCTGGGCCGGCAAACGTTTCCCAGCCGGCGCCAGCTCCGCAACCAGCGGCCACGCCAGCACCTGTCACGCAGATCTACCGCGTGAAGGCAGGCGATACGCTCGGGAAGATTGCACGCCAGCACGGCACCACTGTTGCCAAACTGGCTGCCGACAACAACATTGCTAACCCGAACATCATTCGCGTTGGCCAGCGTCTCACCATCGGTCAGGCCGCACCGGCGCCGGCCCCCGCGGCCACGCCTGCACCAGCACCGGCTCCTGCGCCCAAGGCTGCGCCTGCACCTCAGGCCGCGCCGGCTGGCACTACCTACACGGTCAAGGCCGGCGATACGCTCGGGAAGATTGCACGCCAGCACGGCACCACTGTTGCCAAACTGGCTGCCGACAACAACATTGCTAACCGGAACATCATTCGCGTTGGCCAGCGTCTCACCATCGGTCAGGCCGCACCGGCGCCGGCCCCCGCGGCCACGCCTGCACCAGCACCGGCTCCTGCGCCCAAGGCTGCGCCTGCACCTCAGGCCGCGCCGGCTGGCACTACCTACACGGTCAAGGCAGGCGACACGCTCGGTAAGATCGCCCGCCAGCACGGGGTGTCCGTTGCACAGCTGTCGGCTGCCAATGGAATCTCTAACCCGAACAGAATCTATGTTGGCCAAAAGCTCACGATTGGCGGCGCAACGTCTGCTCCTGCACAGCAGGCAGCAGCCGGCGCGCCAGCCAAGAAGCAGTTGGTCACCAATAACTTCCCCGGATACACCTATCCGGACAAGACTGTGGCAGCAGCGAACGAAAACAAGCACGCGCTCATTTCGAAGAGCGTGCCCTCGCGCGCTGAGATGCAGCAGATGGTTGCCGACGTCGCACGCGACATGGGTGTTGACCCTCGCCTGGCTCTTGCGCACGCCTACATCGAATCCGGTTTCGATGCCACGGCAGTCTCCCCTGCGAACGCGATTGGCACGATGCAGGTGATTCCATCGTCGGGTGAATGGGCATCCGATCTGGTCGGCCGCAAGCTCGATCTGCTTGACCCCTACGACAACGTCGTTGCCGGCGTGGCCATCATCCGCCAGTTGCACCGCGCGGAGTCGAATTTCGACGTCGCTGTTGCGGGCTACTACCAGGGTCTGGGAGGCGTGCGAAAGTACGGCATGCGCCCGGATACGGTGAACTACGTGGCCAAGATTAAGCAGGCCATGAACCGCTTCTAACATACCGACACGCGAAGCCGATCAGTCCATGCCGGGCTGATCGGTTTTGCGCGCTATTGTAGATATCGTGAGAGCACCAGACCCACTGCTAGGTACAGTCCTCGATGGCAGATACGCCATCTCCGCGCGCATTGCTCGCGGAGGTATGGCCACTGTTTATCGGGCAACTGACGAGCGCTTGCAACGCGAAGTTGCTCTGAAGGTCATTCATTCGCATCTGGCTGAGCAGTCTGATTTTGTGCGCCGGTTCATTTCCGAGGCTCGGTCTGCTGCGCGCCTGTCAAGTTCTCACATTGTTGCCGTGCATGACCAAGGGATCGCGGACACTCCCACAGGTGAACGGCCCTACCTTGTGATGGAGCTCATTTCTGGTCCGGATCTTCGTTCTGAACTGACGGCCCATGGGTCTCTTCCGCTCGGTATTAGCCTCGAACTTATTCGTCAGGTGCTCACCGGGCTTGCAGCTGCTCATTCGGCGGGCATCATTCACCGCGATATCAAACCGGAAAACGTGTTGCTGGCCGCTCCCCTTGAACCAACTGCCATTGAGCCCCGCTTGACGGCCAAACTTACGGATTTTGGCCTGGCTCGGGCAGCGTCTGATGCCACGTCGACTCAGACGAACACGATGCTCGGCACGGTCGGTTACGTTGCACCCGAGTTTGTGGCAGATGGCACCACGGGTAAGACGGGCGATCTGTATTCGGTTGGCGTGATGCTCTACGAGCTGATTGCGGGCCAGCTGCCGTTCCAAGGGGAGTCTGCCCTGTCGGTTGCGTACAAGCACGTTAACGACACGATGCCGCGGCTTTCGGATCTTGCTGACTGGATTCCGCCCGAGGTGGACTCGCTGATTGCGCTCCTCACTGCGAAGAGCCCGTCCAAACGGCCACAGGACGCCTCAGCAGCACTCGACGCGCTTATCGACATCTCAGAATCATTACCTGAAGAACTCCTCATTCGCCGTATTCCTGTATTTCCCACAGCCAAGCCGGTCTCTCACACCACCGACGAGGCCGCTTCTATCCCTGCTAACCCGCCGGCGAAGACTGCCGTCATGCCCGCGAAGGCACCGGACGCCGCCGAGTTGCCGGCCAAGGCCACGCGTAACGACACCGCTAAAACGGAACGGCCCGCGCGCAAGCGCAGGGTGTGGCCGCTGCTCATGACCATCCTTCTCGTGCTTATCGGCGCTGGAGCTTACGGCACGTGGTGGTACTTCTCGGAAGGTCCCGGACAGCGTGTAGAGGTACCCGTGGTTACTGGTCTGTCTGAAGCTGACGCACGCGCATCGTTGGAAGCAGTTGGTTTCCCCGTCGACACCACCACAACGTTTTCCGACGACGTCGCTGCCGGGCTCGTTGTTGACTCCGATCCCACAGCCGGCACGTCCCTTCATCCTTCCGAAACTGTGACCCTCGTCGTCTCCGCTGGCGTTGAGCACGTCGACGTCATCGACGTCGTCGGACAAACGTCCGATGAGGCCCAAGCCGCCCTCAAAGAGGCGCGGCTCAACGCCGTCGTCGAAGAAGATTACTCTGAGACCGTGCCGCAGGGCCAGGTCATATCGCAGACTCCAGAACCGGGCACGTCCGTTCCGCACAGCTCGCAGGTCACCATCACCGTGTCTTTGGGTCGCAAGCCGATCTCGGTGCCGGACCTGACCGGAGCGTCACTGGACGACGCCTCTGCTCGCCTTGCCGAGTACGGACTCAGTGCAACCACCACGGAAGAGTTTTCAGACACGACGCCGCAAGGCCACGTCATCTCCCAAGAACCAGCCGCTGGCACCACGCTCTATCGAGGTGATTCCATGAACCTCACGGTCTCGAAAGGCCCGGAGCTGGTGGAAGTACCGAACGTGTTTGGCATGCAAGAAGGCGAAGCCACGACAACACTGGAAGAAGCCGGTTTCGTCGTCAGCTACGACCGGTTCCTTGGCGGATACTTCGGCACTGTGCGAGCGCAGTCCCCCGGTGCAGGCGAACGCGTCAAGCCGGGCAGCACGATCACGATCACGATCGTCTAAGCGCCCATCACGGGCGCCCGCTTAGCGTGAGCTTAGGCTAGAAATCTTCGCGCAAGATCTCCGAGACTAAGAATGCCAGCTCGAGCGACTGCTGATGATTAAGCCGAGGGTCAACGAGCGTCTCGTAGCGATCGCCCAGCGCTTCTTCCACGATCTCTTCAGATCCGCCGAGCACTTCAGTCACGTCGTCGCCAGTGAGCTCCATGTGTAGCCCACCCGGAATTGTTCCCATTTCGCGGTGTACGCGGAAGAATCCGCGTACCTCATCCAGCACGTCGTCCAAGCGGCGGGTCTTGAACCTGCCCACTGAGATCGTGTTGCCGTGCATCGGATCAGACATCCAATTAACCGGGCGACGATCGCTCTGCACGGCCTCGATAATCTGAGGTAACACCTGCTCAACCTTGTTCGCACCGAGCCGGGTGATCAACGTGAGCCGGCCTTCCTTGCCCTCCGGGTTAAGCTTGTCCATCAAACCGAGCAGTTCATCGCGCGTGGCCGTTGGGCCGATCTTCACACCGATTGGGTTTTGTACCTGGGCGAGCATGGCAACGTGTGCGCCGTCCACGTCACGTGTGCGCTCCCCGATCCACAGGAAGTGCGCGCCCGTGTTGTATGGCAAACCCGTGCGCGAATCAATGCGCGTCATCGCATCCTCGTAGTCGAGCAGTAGCGCCTCGTGTGAAGAGTAAAAATCGACTGTTCGCAACGACTCCGAATAAGCGCCAGCAGCTTTCATGAACTGCATCGCCCGATCGATCTCCGTGGCGAGCGTCGTGTAACGGCGGTACGCCGGATTCGAAGAAAAGCCCTTATTCCACTCGTGCACCTTCGCGATATCCGCAAAACCGCCACCGGTAAACGCGCGGATCAAGTTCAAGGTTGCTGCCGAATGCTGGTAGGCCTCCACCAACCGGTGCGGATCTGGCGTGCGAGTCGCAGCAGAGAACTCGTGGCCGTTAACGGCATCGCCCATGTACGAGGGCAGTTCCACGCCGTCGCGAGTCTCCATCGGATTCGACCTCGGCTTAGCGTACTGCCCGGCCATCCGCCCAACCTTAACAACCGGCACCGACGCCGAATAGGTGAGCACGACAGCCATCTGCAAAATCGTGCGGATTTTCGCGCGAATACGATCAGCCGTGGCGTCCGCAAACGACTCCGCGCAATCCCCACCCTGAAGCACGAACGCTTCGCCGCGGGTGGCTTTAGCGATTTCTTTCGTCAACGAATCCGCCTCACCTGCAAAAATGAGCGGCGGAAGGGTACGCAGATAGTCAACGGTCGTCTTCAGAAAATCAGGATCCGGATACTGCGGTTGATGCTTTGCCGGAAGTTTCTTCCATCCCTGGTCAAGAATCGTGTCATCTGCGTCGTTAAACATATCTTGATTGTAAACAAATTCTGCGCCGCAGTTGGCAGGCAGTCCGCAAAGCGAAAGCGCGCGAAGGGAAATCCCCTCGCGCGCTGCCGCGTCACGTGATTGTGTTACTCAGCCTTGGGAGCCGGAGCCCACTTCTGGCCGATCTCATCCATCATTTCGGTGAACCAGTCCTGGCTCACGTCGAATGCCTTGTGGCCGGCGATGCGGTCGAACTCGATGGTCCGCAGCTCGTCGCCACGCTCTTCATCGTGACCAACGACGCCCGAGACGCCTTCCTTCGCCGACTTCACAGCGTGATCGGTCATCTCGCGAATGAGCTCGAGGTCGGTGTCGTTCGACTTGGCCGAGCGTGAGAAGTAGCCCGACTTTTGCACCATCACCTTTTCGGCGCCAATGATTTCAGCGAACTTGTTCGCAAACCACTCACCCGGGTTGATCGTGTCGAGTTTGACGTGGCCGAACGCGTCGCGTTCCACCTCGCCGCCGCTTTCCAGGATCTCTTCAATGATCTCTGCAACGCCCGCACCCTCGGACAGGAAGATGTTGACGTTACCCTGCTCGTCCATAATCTTGCGTAGTCTGGAAGCCTCCACGTCCAGATCGAAGGTCATCTCCGGCAAGTAGAGTGCGTGCACGTCCCAGCGTTCCTTCGTCAGGCCAGCCGAGGGCACCCACTCCTGTTCCTTCACCCAATCGCGGTAGTACTTGGTTGCCTGCGCGGCAAGGTAACCACAGTTACGGCCCATGATCTCGTGAATGATGAGCATGCGCGGGTTTGCCCGGTGCTCACCAACAATGTTCTGCGCAAACAGCGAGGCCTGCTCAGCAGCCGTGTAGGCACCGAGCGACTGGCGGATCGGAACAATATCGTTGTCGATAGTCTTCGGCAGGCCGACCACAGTCAGTTCGTAGCCGTTCTCATGCAGGTAAGCGGCCAGATCAGCTGCGGTGGTGTTCGTGTCATCGCCACCGATCGTGTGGAGCACGTCCACGCCGTCAGCTTTCAGCTGATCGGCAGCGACCTCGAGAGCGTTCTGGCCAGGCTCGATCAGGCCGCGCTCAATGAGATCCTTCGAGTTCGTGAGCTTCACACGCGAGTTACCGATCGGCGAGCCACCGAATTTCGTAAGAATGTGTGCCTTCTTGCGCGCCTCGTCGTCGAACACAACATAGTTGCCCTTGAGCAGACCATGGTATCCATGCTGGTAGCCGATGATTTCCGCATCGGGAATTTCTTTCGTGTAGCGCTCAATGAGATCGCCAACGGCTGTGGAAAGGCAGGGAGCGAAGCCTCCTGCTGTGAGTAATGCAACACGGCGGATTGTCATAGTACCTTCCTTTAACAATGTCGCTCCTTCGCGACGTTTGTTTGCCAACGCTTATCATCTTACCGATTCTTGACCACTTCGCGGAGGATAATCGGCCTACTGCTCCCCCGTCAGCGTAAAGCGATATGGTGAACACTATGCGGGAAAAGGATTCGGGTACTGACTGGGATGCCGAATGGGTGGCAATGCAGCACAAGATGGCGCAAGAGCGCGGTTTTCGCACGTGGTCTCCCCCGGCAGA from Trueperella bialowiezensis encodes the following:
- a CDS encoding LysM peptidoglycan-binding domain-containing protein; this translates as MSSWIKRSGAALAAATAATIITPTAHADAVANTTQSRIPIFTSPLMTYQVKPGDTLSAIAHRTGTTVSAIAQANNLRNPNLIFPGQQLRIPGPANVSQPAPAPQPAATPAPVTQIYRVKAGDTLGKIARQHGTTVAKLAADNNIANPNIIRVGQRLTIGQAAPAPAPAATPAPAPAPAPKAAPAPQAAPAGTTYTVKAGDTLGKIARQHGTTVAKLAADNNIANRNIIRVGQRLTIGQAAPAPAPAATPAPAPAPAPKAAPAPQAAPAGTTYTVKAGDTLGKIARQHGVSVAQLSAANGISNPNRIYVGQKLTIGGATSAPAQQAAAGAPAKKQLVTNNFPGYTYPDKTVAAANENKHALISKSVPSRAEMQQMVADVARDMGVDPRLALAHAYIESGFDATAVSPANAIGTMQVIPSSGEWASDLVGRKLDLLDPYDNVVAGVAIIRQLHRAESNFDVAVAGYYQGLGGVRKYGMRPDTVNYVAKIKQAMNRF
- the pknB gene encoding Stk1 family PASTA domain-containing Ser/Thr kinase, with amino-acid sequence MRAPDPLLGTVLDGRYAISARIARGGMATVYRATDERLQREVALKVIHSHLAEQSDFVRRFISEARSAARLSSSHIVAVHDQGIADTPTGERPYLVMELISGPDLRSELTAHGSLPLGISLELIRQVLTGLAAAHSAGIIHRDIKPENVLLAAPLEPTAIEPRLTAKLTDFGLARAASDATSTQTNTMLGTVGYVAPEFVADGTTGKTGDLYSVGVMLYELIAGQLPFQGESALSVAYKHVNDTMPRLSDLADWIPPEVDSLIALLTAKSPSKRPQDASAALDALIDISESLPEELLIRRIPVFPTAKPVSHTTDEAASIPANPPAKTAVMPAKAPDAAELPAKATRNDTAKTERPARKRRVWPLLMTILLVLIGAGAYGTWWYFSEGPGQRVEVPVVTGLSEADARASLEAVGFPVDTTTTFSDDVAAGLVVDSDPTAGTSLHPSETVTLVVSAGVEHVDVIDVVGQTSDEAQAALKEARLNAVVEEDYSETVPQGQVISQTPEPGTSVPHSSQVTITVSLGRKPISVPDLTGASLDDASARLAEYGLSATTTEEFSDTTPQGHVISQEPAAGTTLYRGDSMNLTVSKGPELVEVPNVFGMQEGEATTTLEEAGFVVSYDRFLGGYFGTVRAQSPGAGERVKPGSTITITIV
- a CDS encoding pyrophosphate--fructose-6-phosphate 1-phosphotransferase yields the protein MTIRRVALLTAGGFAPCLSTAVGDLIERYTKEIPDAEIIGYQHGYHGLLKGNYVVFDDEARKKAHILTKFGGSPIGNSRVKLTNSKDLIERGLIEPGQNALEVAADQLKADGVDVLHTIGGDDTNTTAADLAAYLHENGYELTVVGLPKTIDNDIVPIRQSLGAYTAAEQASLFAQNIVGEHRANPRMLIIHEIMGRNCGYLAAQATKYYRDWVKEQEWVPSAGLTKERWDVHALYLPEMTFDLDVEASRLRKIMDEQGNVNIFLSEGAGVAEIIEEILESGGEVERDAFGHVKLDTINPGEWFANKFAEIIGAEKVMVQKSGYFSRSAKSNDTDLELIREMTDHAVKSAKEGVSGVVGHDEERGDELRTIEFDRIAGHKAFDVSQDWFTEMMDEIGQKWAPAPKAE
- a CDS encoding class II 3-deoxy-7-phosphoheptulonate synthase, translating into MFNDADDTILDQGWKKLPAKHQPQYPDPDFLKTTVDYLRTLPPLIFAGEADSLTKEIAKATRGEAFVLQGGDCAESFADATADRIRAKIRTILQMAVVLTYSASVPVVKVGRMAGQYAKPRSNPMETRDGVELPSYMGDAVNGHEFSAATRTPDPHRLVEAYQHSAATLNLIRAFTGGGFADIAKVHEWNKGFSSNPAYRRYTTLATEIDRAMQFMKAAGAYSESLRTVDFYSSHEALLLDYEDAMTRIDSRTGLPYNTGAHFLWIGERTRDVDGAHVAMLAQVQNPIGVKIGPTATRDELLGLMDKLNPEGKEGRLTLITRLGANKVEQVLPQIIEAVQSDRRPVNWMSDPMHGNTISVGRFKTRRLDDVLDEVRGFFRVHREMGTIPGGLHMELTGDDVTEVLGGSEEIVEEALGDRYETLVDPRLNHQQSLELAFLVSEILREDF